Proteins encoded within one genomic window of Besnoitia besnoiti strain Bb-Ger1 chromosome II, whole genome shotgun sequence:
- a CDS encoding tetratricopeptide repeat-containing protein (encoded by transcript BESB_040740), whose protein sequence is MGNAVQSPRGRHYGYSSMQSAGGLDLPLNIRKPPMCCGGDKHSGAPDHGYSVMCCQSNGRQVEQFKSREDALTAARYYRERNFDLALHAYSAALDFAAPGAASGERGDAQTSEVLELMGLPRRGKNMSLKLQSSMGCCDDCNRDSSVAQGDASSSASTTLSQGGGSSSRLQSDDLREISLDDSSQREKSNPCEHLRLQAGLEAGRFFARSSSSLALQGAEDPAGIKASNLLSAKICDEIAQMYLTRGEKEEALRYYSRAVCLAPEAVVFIYRRGVVLQLLGREKAAIEAFRRALGVNPNYKAALFNLGTCLMRRDDGRDEALNIFQRLAALEPADDQVLSLVAHCYEMDGRYEEALAYRQRVVQLDPQNFRANRELKQLEQQMSKEGDQLGAARLRRAGTVM, encoded by the exons ATGGGAAACGCTGTCCAGAGTCCGCGCGGCAGACACTACGGCTATTCCAGCATGCAGAGTGCAGGAGGCCTCGACTTGCCCCTGAACATCCGCAAACCGCCTAtgtgctgcggaggcgacaaACATTCCGGGGCTCCTGATCACGGATACAGCGTCATGTGCTGCCAATCCAATGGCAGACAAGTGGAGCAGTTTAAATCCAG GGAGGATGCGCTTACAGCGGCGCGCTACTACCGCGAGCGAAACTTCGATTTGGCGCTGCACGCTTACAGCGCGGCGTTGGATTTCGCAGCtccgggcgccgcctccggcgagAGGGGCGACGCACAAACCTCCGAGGTTCTGGAGCTCATGGGGCTGCCCAGGCGCGGGAAAAATATGAGCCTCAAGCTTCAGTCGTCCATGGGATGCTGCGATGATTGCAATCGCGATTCGTCTGTCGCTCAaggcgacgccagcagcagTGCCTCGACGACGCTTTCTCAGGGAGGAGGTAGCAGCTCGCGTCTTCAGTCCGACGATTTGCGGGAAATTTCCCTGGACGATTCATCCCAGCGGGAGAAGTCCAATCCCTGTGAGCACCTGCGGCTGCAAGCGGGCCTTGAGGCCGGCAGATTCTTCGCGCGAAGCTCCAGCTCGCTCGCGTTGCAGGGCGCAGAAGATCCCGCGGGCATCAAGGCATCCAACCTCTTGAGCGCGAAAATCTGCGACGAAATCGCACAAATGTATCTGactcgcggcgagaaggaagaagccCTCCGGTATTACAGCAGGGCCGTCTGCCTAGCGCCCGAGGCAGTCGTTTTCATCTACAGACGCGGCGTTGTGCTCCAGCTCCTGGGTCGCGAAAAGGCTGCCATCGAGGCGTTCAGACGCGCACTGGGCGTCAATCCGAATTACAAGGCAGCCCTTTTCAACCTGGGCACGTGCCTTATGCGtcgcgacgacggccgcgacgaggcccTGAACATTTtccagcggctcgccgccctcgaacCCGCTGATGATCAG GTCTTGTCGCTTGTCGCCCACTGCTATGAAATGGACGGTCGGTACGAGGAAGCCCTGGCGTACAGACAGCGAGTTGTGCAACTCGATCCGCAGAACTTCCGCGCAAACCGTgagctgaagcagctggaGCAGCAAATGTCGAAGGAGGGCGACCAGCTCGGCGCGGCCAGACTGCGGAGAGCGGGAACGGTCATGTGA
- a CDS encoding hypothetical protein (encoded by transcript BESB_040750) yields MTQGTRKESKEEPQNAHGHPGSRSGGDASSPGRSPSSAQSPPSRPVARRPSCSLSSGAKDLQKTPASASGVQSRSTTLQEGGGELDSQTRPWPSSLEDSPADSASGSSEATGSALGTQRSRGEGARGEKQVHRRRRGAADTEGTEGFEEEEERTGDEPEPGGSQDAEKDRATDASEHSSEASQTDEEESEYLSDDDEPKGPPRIRCHRCAQVMEFDPGSRFVQCYRCAAINSVLCQVSDDGAHEGGKVVGVICPCCMTTNLATSDKVMVRCGLCSTLSVIPETKTPPTS; encoded by the exons ATGACACAGGGAACGCGCAAAGAGTCCAAAGAGGAGCCACAAAACGCCCACGGCCATCCGGGCTCAAGgagtggaggcgacgcatcCTCTCCAGGTCGGAGCCCTTCCAgcgcgcagtctcctccgtcgcggcccgtggcgaggcgcccgtcgtgctcgctctcctctggcGCCAAAGACTTGCAGAAAAcgcccgcgtctgcttcaGGGGTGCAGTCCCGTAGCACCACTTTgcaggagggaggaggcgagctcgATTCGCAGACCCGGCCTTGGCCTTCGTCCCTCGAAGACTCGCCTGCCGACTCGGCGTCGGGCTCGTCCGAGGCGACGGGGAGCGCGCTGGGCAcgcagcgaagccgcggagaaggagcgagaggagagaagcaagttcacaggcgacgacgaggcgccgcggataCGGAAGGGACGGAGGGGttcgaagaggaagaagagcgaacTGGCGACGAACCAGAGCCGGGCGGAAGCCAAGACGCCGAGAAAGACCGAGCCACCGACGCCAGCGAACACTCGTCGGAAGCGTCGCAGACGGATGAGGAGGAGTCTGAATACTTATCTGACGACGATGAACCAAAGGGACCTCCGCGCATTCGGTGTCACCGGTGTGCTCAAGTCATGGAGTTCGATCCTGGCAGTCGCTTCGTTCAG TGCTaccgctgcgcggcgatcAACTCGGTGCTGTGTCAGGTCAgtgacgacggcgcgcaTGAGGGTGGCAAG GTAGTCGGAGTCATCTGTCCATGCTGTATGACGACGAACCTCGCGACATCCGACAAAGTCATGgttcgctgcggcctctgcagcaccCTCTCTGTGATtccggagacgaagacgcctccTACGTCCTAG
- a CDS encoding hypothetical protein (encoded by transcript BESB_040760) translates to MKTTAGARELRRENAMAQEPAPGLGASAGGLSLSKRSCRLAASASRPRGKRTLAKADLLWSSLFGLGGVLGLHMTRERGRGAERLGSQAEEEPLVNLPLPPAPLENGGETAAVKAPEAGHESGAEKAREGVAVEQCEEPALEETQALEGIQALEETQALEGTQALEETQALEAVSADERQAVGEDAEMENSDIVDEAALDLPETADSAEAVSGTPGSFETFLVRLLPPELRGHAKLLSVVALVTLAHVGRRLRGRRGRRQEGAEAECVQTADKKVAEVQAELRATLEKHAAAEEAPRRLQEDSRSEFGAKSLAEGRALDAEAQRNDARSALEAAEEKVRQLQQDIGDLEARASAREAAIERRANDYLALGESLVEELEKAVQSLAQTQERLDQAVQEAAWKKATLDLAQRALAQKTHEGILSGAQEPAVQAAVALAQAQPELEKKQKELNNAMKDAQVHQAVLQKAESLVEQILSHLGAQEQELASAQAESELLRPKPTCRIRSISWRRRNKRRAVPQEQTALTKNQTRLAETEDAVSSAVQKAEARKAKLAGAQQALAAALKETEKAEAALTQEQEAAVAEMQERLTKRRKARRK, encoded by the exons ATGAAGACGACCGCGGGTGCGCGGGAGCTGCGCCGTGAAAATGCCATGGCGCAGGAACCTGCGCCTGGGCTaggcgcctcggcgggcgGGCTGTCTCTGTCCAAACGGAGCTGTCGCttggctgcgtctgcctctagGCCGCGTGGCAAACGGACGCTCGCCAAGGCAGACTTACTTTGGTCTTCACTGTTTGGTCTCGGAGGAGTCTTGGGCCTGCACATGACTCGCGAAAGAGGTCGCGGAGCGgagcgcctcggcagccAGGCTGAAGAGGAGCCCCTGGTCAATCTCCCtcttcctcccgcgccgctggagaaCGGTGGCGAGACTGCCGCCGtgaaggcgccggaggccggTCACGAGAGTGGCGCGGAAAAGGCGCGGGAGGGTGTTGCCGTGGAGCAG TGTGAAGAGCCAGCTCtggaagagacgcaggctCTGGAGGGGATCCAGGCTCTGGAGGAGACCCAGGCTCTGGAGGGGACCCAGGCTCTGGAGGAGACCCAGGCTCTGgaggctgtctccgcggacgAACGGCAAGCGGtgggcgaggacgcagaaatGGAGAACTCAGATATCGTCGACGAAGCCGCGCTCGACCTGCCCGAAACCGCAGACAGTGCCGAGGCTGTCTCCGGGAC ACCTGGATCTTTCGAGACGTTCCTCgtgcgtctccttccgcctGAGTTGCGAGGTCACGCCAAGCTCCTCAGCGTGGTCGCGCTCGTGACCCTAGCCCACGTggggaggcggctgcgcgggcgccgagggagaagacaggagggcgcggaggcggagtgCGTTCAGACTGCTGACAAGAAAGTCGCTGAAGTTCAAGCTGAACTGCGCGCCACCTTGGAGaagcacgccgcggcggaagaggcgccgcgaaggcttCAGGAGGACTCCCGCTCGGAGTTCGGTGCCAAGAGCTTGGCTGAAGGCCGAGCCCTagatgcagaggcgcagcgcaacgacgcgagaagcgctctggaggccgctgaggagaaggttcgccagctgcagcaggatATTGGCGATTTGGAGGCCCGCGCCAGTGCGAGGGAAGCGGCAATCGAGCGGCGGGCAAACGACTACCTTGCTCTTGGTGAATCGCTTGTGGAAGAGTTGGAGAAGGCCGTACAGTCGttggcgcagacgcaggagcgACTCGATCAGGCCGTTCAAGAGGCAGCATGGAAGAAGGCAACTCTAGATCTCGCCCAGCGTGCTCTTGCCCAAAAGACACACGAGGGGATTCTCAGTGGCGCACAAGAGCCAGCAGTGCAGGCTGCtgtggcgctggcgcaggctCAGCCAGAGTTGGAAAAGAAGCAAAAGGAGCTGAACAATGCAATGAAGGATGCGCAAGTTCATCAGGCtgtgctgcagaaggcggagtCTTTGGTGGAGCAGATCTTATCTCATTTGGGAGCGCAGGAACAGGAGCTCGCTAGTGCTCAAGCCGAGTCTGAACTGTTGCGGCCAAAGCCGACCTGCAGAATACGCAGTATCtcctggcggcgcaggaacAAGAGACGAGCG GTGCCGCAAGAACAGACTGCATTGACCAAGAACCAAACCCGGCTGGCAGAGACGGAGGACGCGGTGAGCAGCGCTGtgcagaaggcagaggcgcgaaagGCCAAGCTGGCAGGAGCGCAGCAGGCacttgccgccgcgctgaAAGAGACGGAAAAGGCCGAGGCTGCCTTGACTCAGGAGCAGGAAGCTGCCGTCGCAGAGATGCAGGAGCGGCTAACAAAGAGACGAAAAGCTCGCAGAAAGTGA
- a CDS encoding hypothetical protein (encoded by transcript BESB_040770) encodes MDCWKAEVATQASRLLGNLAQPQEPLMDCWKAPVVVQPLRLPRGLATPWERLFGAPQSPQRLPPEGFFKVRPPASGGRLGAELETLRADAVSPTCRPENPAVPRAG; translated from the exons ATGGACTGCTGGAAGGCTGAGGTAGCGACGCAAGCCAGTCGGCTACTCGGGAACTTGGCGCAACCCCAGGAACCTCTAATGGACTGCTGGAAGGCTCCAGTAGTGGTGCAAccccttcgtcttcctcgggGCTTGGCAACTCCCTGGGAACGTCTGTTTggagcgccgcagtcgcctcAGCGTCTGCCTCCCGAGGGTTTTTTCAAAGTTCGTCCACCGGCGTCTGGAGGGCGCTTAGGCG CAGAGCTTGAGACTCTTCGAGCAGATGCGGTTTCGCCCACATGCCGGCCGGAGAATCCTGCAGTGCCTCGTGCCGGCTAA
- a CDS encoding ribosomal protein RPL18 (encoded by transcript BESB_040780), with the protein MGIDLEHRGRKKKGGRKAVKSQNPYLRLLVKLYQFLARRTNSSFNAVVLKRLMGPRRLKAPMSLSKLARHMKGKEDNVAVIVGSVTDDIRMVKVPKLSVCALRFTETARRRLEKAGGECLTFDQLALRRPKGSKCVLLRAATKSRTADKHFGPAPGTPGSKARPYVRATGRKFEKARGRRRSRGYKN; encoded by the exons ATG GGTATTGATCTCGAGCACAGaggcaggaagaagaagggcggcCGCAAGGCGGTCAAGTCCCAGAACCCGtaccttcgcctcctcgtgaAG CTGTACCAGTTCTTGGCTCGCCGCACGAACAGCAGCTTCAACGCGGTCGTCCTGAAGCGTCTCATGGGCCCCAGGAGACTGAAGGCCCCAATGTCGCTCTCCAAGCTCGCCCGGCACATGAAGGGCAAGGAGGACAACGTCGCCGTCATTGTCGGCTCCGTCACTG ATGACATCCGCATGGTTAAGGTCCCCAAGCTGAGCGTGTGCGCGCTGCGCTTCACGGAGAccgcccgtcgtcgcctggAGAAGGCTGGCGGAGAGTGCCTCACGTTCGATCAGCTCGCCCTCCGACGCCCCAAGGGCTCCAAGTGCGTTCTCCTCCGTGCCGCCACGAAGAGCCGCACCGCCGACAAGCACTTCGGTCCTGCCCCAG GTACTCCTGGCTCCAAGGCGCGCCCGTACGTGCGCGCGACAGGCCGAAAGTTCGAGAAGGCTCGTGGACGAAGAAGGTCGCGTGGATACAAGAACTGA
- a CDS encoding hypothetical protein (encoded by transcript BESB_040790), whose product MGVARTTLTALLLSAWVMIHAVFIANSPQEQLDEDRLLPLRIPSVFRMPWFRAFVETHMDVKLLRFSPEKKHASPSFWVSLARRGGTDTLSSSRSLSRSASEDDGEHSWLRPLAWLVTAMTMAELVTVSYLLWAILWKTLLRPLLLVLFVLALLLGAFYAVKGYFFVVAPALFQEEAPSVPASVVAVDAYLHKAAGALWGLQERALYLVDRFLAVLVTPSSVLEEQKAQAARGAASDAGTPLAALLEAARRTLYAALTGDPRTEAPSRSRADAEL is encoded by the exons ATGGGGGTCGCACGCACGACGCtgacggcgctgctgctcagcgCGTGGGTGATGATCCACGCGGTCTTTATCGCCAACTCCCCTCAGGAGCAGCTGGATGAGGACCGCCTGTTGCCTCTGCGCATTC CGTCTGTCTTCCGCATGCCTTGGtttcgcgccttcgtcgagACGCACATGGACGTGAAGCTCCTGCGTTTCTCGCCGGAGAAGAAGCACGCGAGCCCTTCCTTCTGGGTCTCactggcgcggcgcggcgggacaGACACGCTcagctcttcgcgctcgctctcgagaTCCGCCTCCGAGGACGACGGGGAACATTCctggctgcggcctctggcgTGGCTCGTCACCGCCATGACCATGGCGGAACTCGTCACTGTCTC GTACCTGCTCTGGGCGATACTCTGGAAAACacttctgcggcctctgcttctAGTCTTATTCGTTCTTGCGCTTCTGCTCGGCGCTTTCTACGCCGTCAAGGGCTACTTTTTCGTCGTGGC ACCCGCGCTCTttcaggaggaggcgccgagcgtgCCGGCGTCCGTGGTCGCGGTTGACGCGTATCTGCACaaggctgccggcgcgctctGGGGCTTGCAGGAGCGCGCACTGTACCTGGTAGATCGTTTTCTGGCGGTGCTGGTGACGCCGTCTTCGGTCCTCGAAgagcagaaggcgcaagCAGCTCGTGGAGCAGCATCCGACGCAGGCACGCCGCTCGCTGCACtgctcgaggccgcgaggcgaactCTCTACGCCGCCCTGACAGGCGACCCAAGGACAGAGGCGCCGAGTCGATcccgcgcggacgccgagctGTAA